A single region of the Kocuria rosea genome encodes:
- a CDS encoding IclR family transcriptional regulator, protein MTARDTGMASVQKAFALLDVVARDPRGATAKDISTELGMPLPSVYRLLQTLVASEHVVHLRDQRRYGLGYKLHALDASLRQQVATPATVQRAVRELHGSADAAAYFAVYRGDAVVVAHVVDSPRRPRIDPMDFGFTGGAHATAFGKILLSRMDDDEVADYLGRHGMRPLTDRTLTTPDELGRELGRVRAEGVAVEREEFVPGASCLAAPVVDSAGRTLGSVAVSLRPTDFERRHRAIAPVLRDAADRVGRALRAAEGCPVRSATG, encoded by the coding sequence ATGACCGCACGCGACACCGGCATGGCCTCCGTCCAGAAAGCCTTCGCCCTCCTGGACGTGGTCGCGCGGGACCCCCGCGGCGCCACGGCCAAGGACATCAGCACCGAGCTCGGGATGCCGCTGCCCTCGGTCTACCGGCTGCTGCAGACGCTCGTGGCCTCCGAGCACGTGGTGCACCTCCGGGACCAGCGCCGCTACGGCCTGGGCTACAAGCTGCACGCGCTCGACGCCTCGCTGCGCCAGCAGGTCGCGACCCCCGCCACCGTGCAGCGCGCGGTGCGGGAGCTGCACGGGAGCGCCGACGCCGCCGCGTACTTCGCGGTCTACCGCGGCGACGCCGTGGTGGTGGCGCACGTGGTCGACTCCCCGCGCCGGCCGCGCATCGACCCCATGGACTTCGGCTTCACGGGCGGCGCGCACGCCACGGCCTTCGGCAAGATCCTGCTCTCCCGCATGGACGACGACGAGGTGGCGGACTACCTCGGCCGCCACGGGATGCGCCCCCTGACGGACCGCACGCTCACCACGCCGGACGAGCTGGGGCGCGAGCTCGGGCGGGTGCGCGCGGAGGGCGTCGCCGTGGAGCGCGAGGAGTTCGTGCCCGGCGCCTCGTGCCTGGCCGCGCCGGTGGTCGACTCCGCCGGGCGCACCCTGGGCTCCGTGGCCGTGTCCCTGCGGCCCACCGACTTCGAGCGGCGGCACCGGGCGATCGCGCCGGTCCTGCGGGACGCCGCGGACCGGGTGGGACGGGCCCTGCGCGCCGCGGAGGGCTGCCCGGTCCGGTCCGCGACCGGCTGA
- a CDS encoding putative quinol monooxygenase: MIFIVVKFKVKPEWADRWVEFSKEFTEATRAEPGNLWFDWSRSVEDPHEFVLVEAFADDGAGPHVNSDHFRKFTAEAPQALVETPQIISEQISASGWNRMGEITVG, from the coding sequence ATGATCTTCATCGTCGTCAAGTTCAAGGTGAAGCCGGAGTGGGCCGACCGCTGGGTCGAGTTCTCGAAGGAGTTCACCGAGGCCACCCGCGCGGAGCCGGGCAACCTGTGGTTCGACTGGTCCCGCAGCGTGGAGGACCCGCACGAGTTCGTGCTCGTCGAGGCCTTCGCGGACGACGGCGCGGGCCCGCACGTGAACAGCGACCACTTCAGGAAGTTCACGGCGGAGGCGCCCCAGGCGCTCGTGGAGACCCCGCAGATCATCAGCGAGCAGATCTCCGCCTCGGGCTGGAACCGGATGGGGGAGATCACGGTCGGCTGA
- a CDS encoding FadR/GntR family transcriptional regulator — translation MSRNLTSTLVDDLRARIVDGRISPGERLPSESTLIAEHGVSRTVVREAVARLQAEGLVHTRRGSGSFVLTAPAAPGGTSRPVRTLQDRRRLLAFRTGVESEAAALAATAREEHQLARMEDALARSEEEVDNPAASLENDFEFHRTVAEASGNPYYVDALTGLGPAMITMPPRRLDGAPGGGRAARVAAEHRSVLDAIRARDPLAASAAMRAHLANSRWRLEAEAGDGPSAAAPGNG, via the coding sequence ATGAGCCGCAACCTCACCTCCACCCTCGTGGACGACCTCCGGGCGCGCATCGTGGACGGGCGCATCTCCCCCGGCGAGCGCCTGCCCAGCGAGAGCACCCTGATCGCGGAGCACGGGGTCAGCCGCACGGTGGTGCGCGAGGCCGTCGCCCGGCTGCAGGCGGAGGGACTCGTGCACACCCGGCGGGGCAGCGGAAGCTTCGTGCTGACCGCTCCGGCCGCGCCCGGCGGGACGAGCCGGCCGGTGCGGACCCTGCAGGACCGGCGCCGCCTGCTGGCCTTCCGCACCGGGGTCGAGTCCGAGGCCGCGGCGCTGGCGGCCACGGCGCGGGAGGAGCACCAGCTCGCCCGGATGGAGGACGCCCTGGCGCGGTCCGAGGAGGAGGTCGACAACCCGGCCGCGTCCCTGGAGAACGACTTCGAGTTCCACCGGACCGTGGCGGAGGCCAGCGGGAACCCGTACTACGTGGACGCCCTGACCGGCCTCGGGCCCGCCATGATCACCATGCCGCCGCGCCGGCTGGACGGCGCCCCCGGCGGTGGGCGCGCGGCCCGGGTCGCCGCCGAGCACCGGTCGGTCCTGGACGCGATCCGGGCCCGCGACCCGCTCGCCGCGTCGGCGGCGATGCGCGCGCACCTGGCGAACTCCCGGTGGCGGCTCGAGGCGGAGGCGGGCGACGGGCCGTCCGCGGCCGCCCCGGGGAACGGCTGA
- a CDS encoding bifunctional anthranilate synthase component I family protein/class IV aminotransferase, with protein MTTQEVLTGVRLSPVQMLRALRDQPGLVGLFGDWSGGDTVIGVRPLRVLGAGEDPFAALDARVPIPGTPLPDAAPEGDPPPDDPQEAAFGGGWIGYLGYQLARRLERLPAAPPRPARLPDHHLGYYDHVLRHRAADGAWVLEWLPGTDPARVAAARELARTAQDAPHAPAPYRCGPFTADASAAAHAAAVTAVLGRIRDGDVFQTNVCRGLEAGFRGDPLDLFCAGQEALAPRFAAFLRLPEGAAVASLSPELFLRRTGRTVLTSPIKGTAPAASDPAALHGSAKNRAENVMIVDLMRNDLSRACVPGSVRAPATPRVEPHTGVHHLVADVHGRLPAGLGDGALLRATFPPGSCTGAPKIRAMEIVNALEPAAREVYTGAIGRAGPAGLVLNVAIRTFEFTGDRVRLGVGGGIVADSDPADEAHETLVKAVPLLDAVGAVLDEDLRRDWDGHRPATVLELLPALPVLPPAREEGVFTTLLVREGAPVDLEAHLARLGASCLACCGAALPAGVRGEVLDRAAALPGPHRLRITAVPAPGGAVTVTVTATALPPEPVPPWRLVPVRLPGGLGGHKWADRRVLAHEPVPGLWSRSCDPLLVDADGMLLETGRANVFVVVDGAVLTPPADGRILPGVVRARVLAALRAAGTDVRERPVRWAELARATEVFVTNSVAGVHPVGAVDGLGRWDPGPVLRALGPLLG; from the coding sequence GTGACGACGCAGGAGGTCCTCACCGGGGTCCGCCTGTCCCCGGTGCAGATGCTGCGGGCCCTGCGGGACCAGCCCGGGTTGGTGGGGCTGTTCGGCGACTGGTCCGGCGGCGACACCGTGATCGGTGTGCGGCCGCTCCGGGTGCTGGGCGCCGGCGAGGACCCCTTCGCGGCCCTGGACGCCCGGGTCCCGATTCCGGGCACCCCGCTGCCGGATGCCGCCCCGGAGGGGGATCCCCCGCCGGACGACCCCCAGGAGGCGGCCTTCGGCGGCGGCTGGATCGGCTACCTCGGCTACCAGCTGGCCCGGCGCCTCGAGCGGCTCCCCGCCGCCCCGCCGCGCCCCGCGCGGCTGCCGGACCACCACCTCGGGTACTACGACCACGTCCTGCGCCACCGCGCCGCGGACGGCGCCTGGGTGCTCGAGTGGCTGCCGGGCACGGACCCGGCCCGGGTGGCGGCCGCGCGGGAGCTCGCCCGCACGGCGCAGGACGCCCCGCACGCACCGGCGCCCTACCGGTGCGGGCCCTTCACGGCCGACGCCTCGGCCGCCGCGCACGCCGCCGCCGTGACCGCGGTGCTGGGCCGCATCCGCGACGGCGACGTCTTCCAGACCAACGTCTGCCGCGGTCTCGAGGCGGGTTTCCGGGGCGACCCGCTGGACCTGTTCTGCGCCGGCCAGGAGGCCCTGGCCCCGCGCTTCGCCGCGTTCCTGCGTCTCCCGGAGGGGGCCGCGGTGGCGAGCCTGTCCCCGGAGCTGTTCCTGCGCCGCACCGGGCGCACGGTCCTGACGTCCCCGATCAAGGGCACCGCACCGGCCGCGAGCGACCCCGCGGCGCTGCACGGCTCGGCGAAGAACCGGGCGGAGAACGTCATGATCGTGGACCTGATGCGCAACGACCTCTCCCGGGCGTGCGTGCCCGGGTCGGTGCGCGCCCCGGCCACGCCCCGGGTCGAGCCGCACACCGGGGTCCACCACCTGGTGGCGGACGTGCACGGGCGGCTGCCCGCGGGGCTGGGGGACGGGGCGCTGCTGCGGGCCACGTTCCCCCCGGGGTCCTGCACGGGTGCGCCCAAGATCCGGGCCATGGAGATCGTCAACGCGCTCGAGCCCGCGGCCCGCGAGGTCTACACGGGGGCGATCGGCCGCGCGGGCCCGGCCGGTCTGGTGCTCAACGTGGCGATCCGCACCTTCGAGTTCACCGGCGACCGGGTCCGGCTCGGGGTGGGCGGCGGGATCGTGGCCGACTCCGACCCCGCGGACGAGGCGCACGAGACGCTCGTGAAGGCGGTGCCCCTGCTCGACGCCGTCGGGGCCGTGCTGGACGAGGACCTCCGGCGGGACTGGGACGGGCACCGGCCCGCGACCGTGCTCGAGCTCCTCCCGGCGCTGCCGGTCCTCCCGCCGGCCCGGGAGGAGGGGGTGTTCACCACGCTGCTCGTGCGCGAGGGCGCGCCCGTGGACCTCGAGGCCCACCTCGCCCGGCTCGGCGCCAGCTGCCTCGCCTGCTGCGGCGCGGCCCTGCCCGCGGGCGTCCGCGGCGAGGTGCTGGACCGGGCCGCCGCGCTGCCCGGTCCGCACCGGCTGCGGATCACGGCCGTGCCCGCCCCGGGGGGCGCCGTGACCGTGACGGTTACCGCCACGGCCCTCCCCCCGGAGCCGGTGCCGCCGTGGCGGCTCGTCCCCGTCCGGCTGCCCGGCGGCCTCGGGGGGCACAAGTGGGCGGACCGCCGGGTGCTCGCCCACGAGCCGGTCCCCGGGCTGTGGTCGCGCAGCTGCGACCCGCTGCTCGTGGACGCGGACGGCATGCTCCTGGAGACGGGCCGGGCGAACGTCTTCGTCGTCGTCGACGGCGCCGTGCTCACCCCGCCCGCGGACGGCCGGATCCTGCCCGGGGTGGTGCGCGCCCGCGTGCTGGCGGCGCTGCGCGCCGCCGGCACGGACGTCCGCGAGCGCCCGGTCCGGTGGGCGGAGCTCGCCCGCGCCACCGAGGTGTTCGTGACCAACTCGGTGGCGGGCGTGCACCCCGTCGGGGCGGTCGACGGCCTCGGGCGCTGGGACCCCGGGCCCGTGCTGCGCGCCCTCGGACCGCTCCTCGGCTAG
- the ligM gene encoding vanillate/3-O-methylgallate O-demethylase, with protein MAPRTLQDVLDASNGTVELLRNSQIGAYVYPVVAPEFHNWRSEQKAWRETAVLYDQSHHMDNLFIRGKDALRLISDTAINSTRTFPVNKAKQYVPTTPAGHVIGDGILFHQEEDEYVYVGRAPAANWLLYHGETGGYDVDIEVDRRSPSRPMGKPVVRKYWRFQIQGPNAWQIIEKLNGGPLEQLKFFTMDRMSVGGARVRTLRHGMAGAPGLEIWGPYESYDQVRATILEAGAEFGIVPVGARAYPSNTLESGWIPSPLPAIYTGEGTADYRRWLGADSYEATNALAGSFVSENIEDYYLTPWELGYGSFVKFDHDFIGRDALEQVDPSTQRRKATLAWNAEDMTKIFASLFDTEGPDYKYFDLPLANYGSSNYDAVVDADGRTVGLSMFTGYSYNERKGLSLATVDPNVPEGTELKVVWGEPDGGSRKTTVEPHEQLEVRAVVSPVPYSEVVRKDYHGGWRTASAKG; from the coding sequence GTGGCACCCCGCACTCTCCAGGACGTCCTCGACGCCTCGAACGGCACCGTCGAGCTGCTCCGCAACTCGCAGATCGGCGCGTACGTCTACCCCGTGGTCGCGCCCGAGTTCCACAACTGGCGCAGCGAGCAGAAGGCGTGGCGGGAGACCGCCGTGCTCTACGACCAGTCCCACCACATGGACAACCTCTTCATCCGCGGCAAGGACGCGCTGCGACTGATCTCGGACACCGCGATCAACAGCACGCGGACGTTCCCCGTGAACAAGGCGAAGCAGTACGTGCCCACCACCCCGGCCGGCCACGTCATCGGCGACGGCATCCTGTTCCACCAGGAGGAGGACGAGTACGTCTACGTGGGCCGCGCCCCGGCCGCCAACTGGCTGCTCTACCACGGCGAGACCGGCGGCTACGACGTCGACATCGAGGTCGACCGCCGCTCCCCGTCCCGCCCGATGGGCAAGCCCGTGGTCCGGAAGTACTGGCGCTTCCAGATCCAGGGCCCCAACGCGTGGCAGATCATCGAGAAGCTCAACGGCGGGCCGCTCGAGCAGCTGAAGTTCTTCACGATGGACCGCATGAGCGTGGGCGGCGCCCGGGTGCGCACCCTGCGCCACGGCATGGCCGGCGCCCCCGGCCTGGAGATCTGGGGCCCCTACGAGTCCTACGACCAGGTGCGGGCCACGATCCTGGAGGCCGGCGCCGAGTTCGGCATCGTGCCCGTCGGCGCCCGGGCGTACCCCTCCAACACCCTCGAGTCGGGCTGGATCCCGTCCCCGCTGCCGGCGATCTACACCGGGGAGGGCACGGCGGACTACCGGAGGTGGCTCGGGGCGGACAGCTACGAGGCCACCAACGCGCTCGCCGGCAGCTTCGTCTCCGAGAACATCGAGGACTACTACCTCACGCCGTGGGAGCTGGGCTACGGGTCCTTCGTGAAGTTCGACCACGACTTCATCGGCCGCGACGCCCTGGAGCAGGTCGACCCCTCGACCCAGCGCCGGAAGGCGACCCTGGCCTGGAACGCCGAGGACATGACGAAGATCTTCGCCTCCCTCTTCGACACCGAGGGCCCGGACTACAAGTACTTCGACCTGCCCCTGGCCAACTACGGCTCGTCCAACTACGACGCGGTGGTCGACGCCGACGGCCGCACGGTGGGCCTGTCCATGTTCACCGGCTACAGCTACAACGAGCGCAAGGGCCTGTCCCTGGCGACCGTCGACCCGAACGTGCCCGAGGGCACCGAGCTGAAGGTCGTCTGGGGCGAGCCGGACGGCGGCAGCCGCAAGACCACCGTGGAGCCGCACGAGCAGCTCGAGGTCCGGGCCGTGGTCAGCCCCGTGCCCTACTCCGAGGTGGTCCGCAAGGACTACCACGGGGGGTGGCGGACCGCCTCGGCGAAGGGCTAG
- the purU gene encoding formyltetrahydrofolate deformylase yields MLRPDHASLVVHGRDQPGIVAVVTDVLARHGANIVALDQHSDDPEGGAFFQRTVFHLPGYPALRPALEQDLGAALADGFELEWRFTDLSVPRRVAIFASKSDHCLLDLVWRQRRGELPMTISMVVSNHPDMAEDVRGFGIPFFHVPTQDKAAAEAEHLRLLQGNVDLVVLARYMQILSSTFLTEVGVPVINIHHSFLPAFIGAEPYRKAKERGVKIIGATAHYVTEDLDEGPIIEQDVVRASHRDSAQELARRGADVERQVLSRAVLWHCQDRIIRHDRQTIVF; encoded by the coding sequence ATGCTCCGCCCGGACCACGCCAGCCTCGTGGTGCACGGCCGGGACCAGCCGGGGATCGTCGCCGTCGTCACCGACGTCCTCGCCCGGCACGGGGCGAACATCGTGGCCCTCGACCAGCACTCGGACGACCCCGAGGGCGGGGCGTTCTTCCAGCGCACCGTCTTCCACCTGCCCGGCTACCCGGCCCTGCGGCCGGCGCTCGAGCAGGACCTCGGCGCGGCCCTCGCGGACGGGTTCGAGCTGGAGTGGCGGTTCACGGACCTCTCGGTGCCGCGGCGCGTGGCGATCTTCGCCTCGAAGTCCGACCACTGCCTGCTCGACCTCGTCTGGCGCCAGCGCCGGGGCGAGCTGCCCATGACGATCTCCATGGTCGTCTCCAACCACCCCGACATGGCCGAGGACGTCCGCGGCTTCGGCATCCCCTTCTTCCACGTCCCCACCCAGGACAAGGCCGCGGCCGAGGCGGAGCACCTGCGCCTGCTGCAGGGCAACGTCGACCTCGTGGTCCTCGCCCGCTACATGCAGATCCTGTCCTCCACGTTCCTGACCGAGGTCGGGGTGCCGGTGATCAACATCCACCACTCGTTCCTGCCGGCCTTCATCGGGGCCGAGCCGTACCGCAAGGCCAAGGAGCGGGGTGTGAAGATCATCGGCGCCACCGCGCACTACGTCACCGAGGACCTCGACGAGGGCCCGATCATCGAGCAGGACGTGGTCCGGGCCTCGCACCGGGACTCCGCGCAGGAGCTCGCCCGCCGCGGCGCGGACGTGGAGCGCCAGGTGCTCTCCCGCGCCGTGCTGTGGCACTGCCAGGACCGCATCATCCGGCACGACCGCCAGACCATCGTGTTCTGA
- a CDS encoding methylenetetrahydrofolate reductase — MPIDPPHAGPAAALLQDFSLEMTGKDVPALEEAAAVVPAGTRINVTFLGNEDLGMRVDAARAVREHGFVPVPHLSARRLHSQGELEEFLAALAEVGAAEHVFVVGGDPETPEGPYPDSLSVIRTGVLPRHGVRGVGVSGYPEGHPGIDDAALWSALTDKTAAIREQGLEPEIITQFGFDKDPVLEWLAEVRRRGVDTPVRIGVPGPAGVRRLLGYARRFGVGTSAGIVQKYGFSLTNLLGTAGPDRFLRDLAAGLDPAVHGQVLLHFYTFGGLRATAEWVREFGTDGGTP; from the coding sequence ATGCCGATCGACCCGCCCCACGCCGGACCGGCCGCCGCGCTGCTCCAGGACTTCTCCCTCGAGATGACGGGCAAGGACGTGCCGGCCCTGGAGGAGGCCGCCGCCGTGGTCCCTGCGGGGACCCGGATCAACGTGACCTTCCTCGGCAACGAGGACCTGGGCATGCGCGTGGACGCGGCCCGCGCGGTGCGCGAGCACGGCTTCGTCCCCGTGCCCCACCTCTCGGCGCGGAGGCTGCACTCCCAGGGCGAGCTCGAGGAGTTCCTCGCGGCGCTCGCGGAGGTCGGCGCCGCCGAGCACGTGTTCGTGGTGGGCGGGGACCCCGAGACCCCCGAGGGCCCCTACCCGGACTCCCTCTCCGTCATCCGCACCGGAGTGCTCCCGCGGCACGGCGTGCGGGGGGTGGGCGTCAGCGGCTACCCGGAGGGCCACCCCGGCATCGACGACGCCGCCCTCTGGTCCGCCCTGACCGACAAGACGGCCGCGATCCGCGAGCAGGGCCTCGAGCCCGAGATCATCACCCAGTTCGGCTTCGACAAGGACCCGGTCCTGGAGTGGCTGGCCGAGGTGCGCCGCCGCGGCGTCGACACCCCGGTGCGGATCGGGGTGCCGGGGCCGGCGGGCGTCCGGCGGCTGCTCGGCTACGCGCGCCGCTTCGGCGTGGGCACCTCGGCGGGGATCGTCCAGAAGTACGGCTTCTCCCTGACGAACCTGCTGGGCACCGCGGGCCCGGACCGCTTCCTGCGCGACCTCGCCGCCGGCCTCGACCCCGCCGTCCACGGGCAGGTGCTGCTGCACTTCTACACCTTCGGCGGACTCCGGGCCACGGCCGAGTGGGTCCGCGAGTTCGGGACGGACGGGGGGACCCCGTGA
- a CDS encoding L-talarate/galactarate dehydratase has product MPYTPDTVRHVQLSTATLPLSTPISDAKVFTGRQRPMTEVVFLFAEISTAQGHTGMGFSYSKRAGGPAQYAHAKEVAEGLIGEDPNDIARVYDKLLWAGASVGRSGVATQALAAIDVALWDLKAKRAGLPLAKLLGAHRDSVRTYNTSGGFLNASLEEVRDRATRSLEEGIGGIKIKVGLPDSAEDLRRVAGVREHIGADVPLMVDANQQWDRATALRMGRRLEEFDLVWIEEPLDAYDAEGHAQLAAALDTPIATGEMLASVAEHVRLIDARACDIIQPDAPRVGGITQFLRLAALADQRGLGLAPHFAMEIHLHLAAAYPREPWVEHFDWLDPLFEERLETRDGRMLVPDRPGLGVTLSGQARAWTTDSVAFGRS; this is encoded by the coding sequence ATGCCGTACACCCCGGACACCGTCCGCCACGTCCAGCTCTCCACCGCCACCCTGCCGCTGAGCACCCCGATCTCCGACGCCAAGGTCTTCACCGGCCGGCAGCGGCCGATGACCGAGGTCGTGTTCCTCTTCGCCGAGATCAGCACGGCGCAGGGGCACACCGGGATGGGCTTCAGCTACTCCAAGCGCGCCGGGGGCCCCGCCCAGTACGCCCACGCGAAGGAGGTGGCGGAGGGCCTGATCGGCGAGGACCCCAACGACATCGCCAGGGTGTACGACAAGCTGCTGTGGGCGGGCGCCTCCGTGGGCCGCTCCGGAGTGGCCACCCAGGCGCTGGCCGCGATCGACGTGGCCCTCTGGGACCTCAAGGCCAAGCGCGCCGGGCTGCCGCTGGCCAAGCTGCTGGGCGCCCACCGGGACTCCGTGCGGACCTACAACACCTCCGGCGGGTTCCTCAACGCCTCCCTGGAGGAGGTCCGGGACCGCGCCACCCGCTCCCTCGAGGAGGGCATCGGCGGGATCAAGATCAAGGTGGGCCTGCCCGACTCCGCCGAGGACCTGCGCCGCGTGGCGGGCGTCCGCGAGCACATCGGCGCGGACGTGCCCCTGATGGTCGACGCCAACCAGCAGTGGGACCGCGCCACGGCCCTGCGCATGGGCCGCCGGCTGGAGGAGTTCGACCTCGTCTGGATCGAGGAGCCCCTTGACGCCTACGACGCCGAGGGCCACGCCCAGCTGGCCGCGGCCCTGGACACGCCGATCGCCACCGGCGAGATGCTCGCCTCCGTCGCGGAGCACGTCCGGCTCATCGACGCCCGGGCCTGCGACATCATCCAGCCCGACGCCCCGCGCGTGGGGGGCATCACCCAGTTCCTGCGCCTGGCGGCCCTGGCCGACCAGCGCGGACTGGGGCTGGCCCCCCACTTCGCCATGGAGATCCACCTGCACCTGGCGGCGGCCTATCCGCGCGAGCCGTGGGTGGAGCACTTCGACTGGCTCGACCCCCTCTTCGAGGAGCGCCTGGAGACCCGGGACGGGCGCATGCTCGTCCCCGACCGCCCCGGGCTCGGCGTCACGCTCAGCGGTCAGGCCCGCGCCTGGACCACGGACAGCGTGGCCTTCGGCCGGTCGTAG
- a CDS encoding ABC transporter substrate-binding protein, with amino-acid sequence MKRTGTLAKAATVLSVSALALTGCGGADDANADGNVELRFAWWGSDTRHQQTQEIIDAFEEQNPGVTIVGEYGDFGGYWDKLATQTASSDAPDIIQMDEKYLREYADNGALLDLSDVDVAELDEGVVDSGRTEEGLFGVATGVNVMAMMANPTIYEEAGVELPDDSTWTWDDFSEVSQQIAENTDVHGTSGPNEPAGFQIWLRQQGKELTTPEGQLGFEASDAAGYLGMWHQMMEDGALPPASVVTEDQEPGPDQSLTGTNGAAMGMWWTNQLSALNAASGNQLVPLRFPSTDGTEGGAQLFQKSAMFMSASARTEHPEEVKAFIDFMVNSEEAGKINLADRGLPANETVREAVLPELSEADTAAAEFVEEIQPELGEALPVPPLGFSTLQEIIYRYELDVLFERSTPEEAAERMMSEMESAIS; translated from the coding sequence ATGAAGCGAACGGGAACCCTCGCGAAGGCCGCCACCGTCCTCAGCGTGTCGGCGCTGGCCCTGACCGGCTGCGGCGGCGCCGACGATGCGAACGCCGACGGCAACGTCGAGCTGCGCTTCGCCTGGTGGGGCTCGGACACCCGCCACCAGCAGACGCAGGAGATCATCGACGCCTTCGAGGAGCAGAACCCGGGGGTCACCATCGTGGGCGAGTACGGCGACTTCGGCGGCTACTGGGACAAGCTGGCCACGCAGACGGCCTCCAGCGACGCCCCGGACATCATCCAGATGGACGAGAAGTACCTGCGCGAGTACGCGGACAACGGCGCGCTGCTGGACCTCTCCGACGTGGACGTCGCCGAGCTCGACGAGGGCGTCGTGGACAGCGGCCGGACCGAGGAGGGCCTCTTCGGCGTGGCCACGGGCGTCAACGTGATGGCGATGATGGCGAACCCCACCATCTACGAGGAGGCCGGGGTCGAGCTGCCGGACGACTCCACGTGGACCTGGGACGACTTCTCCGAGGTCTCCCAGCAGATCGCCGAGAACACGGACGTCCACGGCACCAGCGGCCCGAACGAGCCGGCCGGCTTCCAGATCTGGCTGCGCCAGCAGGGCAAGGAGCTCACCACGCCCGAGGGGCAGCTCGGCTTCGAGGCGAGCGACGCCGCCGGCTACCTGGGCATGTGGCACCAGATGATGGAGGACGGCGCCCTGCCCCCGGCCTCGGTGGTCACGGAGGACCAGGAGCCGGGCCCCGACCAGTCGCTCACCGGCACCAACGGCGCGGCCATGGGCATGTGGTGGACCAACCAGCTGAGCGCCCTCAACGCCGCGTCCGGCAACCAGCTCGTCCCGCTCCGCTTCCCGAGCACCGACGGCACCGAGGGCGGCGCGCAGCTCTTCCAGAAGTCGGCCATGTTCATGTCCGCCTCCGCCCGCACCGAGCACCCCGAGGAGGTCAAGGCGTTCATCGACTTCATGGTCAACAGCGAGGAGGCCGGCAAGATCAACCTCGCGGACCGCGGCCTGCCCGCCAACGAGACGGTGCGCGAGGCCGTGCTGCCCGAGCTCAGCGAGGCGGACACCGCGGCCGCGGAGTTCGTCGAGGAGATCCAGCCCGAGCTGGGCGAGGCGCTGCCGGTCCCGCCGCTGGGCTTCAGCACCCTGCAGGAGATCATCTACCGCTACGAGCTCGACGTGCTCTTCGAGCGCTCGACCCCCGAGGAGGCCGCCGAGCGCATGATGTCCGAGATGGAGTCGGCGATCAGCTGA